A genomic segment from Deinococcus humi encodes:
- a CDS encoding endonuclease III domain-containing protein, translated as MTAEPVLNAARPEEERAELLRWMKSELHAEYGDRHLDPRREPMHELISTILSQRTTWQDEAAAYDELCEIGDWDAIIAAPTERVAHAIRRSNYPESKAPRIQETLRRIRDSPGGYNLEFLRDMPSKDALKWLTDLPGVGVKTASLVLLFNYAHPVFPVDTHVHRITTRVGAIPLMGEQAAHRALLKVLPGEPPFLYELHLNLLRHGQQVCQWSRPKCGVCVLRERCDAYALFGDRVPSFSETVKAKGKAGTKKAQE; from the coding sequence ATGACAGCCGAACCCGTCCTGAACGCGGCCCGCCCTGAAGAAGAGCGGGCTGAACTGCTGCGCTGGATGAAGAGCGAGTTGCATGCCGAGTACGGCGACCGGCACCTCGATCCCCGGCGCGAGCCGATGCATGAGTTGATCAGCACCATCCTGTCGCAGCGCACGACCTGGCAGGACGAGGCCGCCGCCTACGACGAGCTGTGCGAGATCGGCGACTGGGACGCCATCATCGCCGCGCCAACCGAAAGGGTGGCTCATGCCATCCGCCGCAGCAATTACCCCGAGAGCAAGGCTCCGCGTATTCAGGAAACTCTGCGCCGCATCCGTGATTCGCCCGGCGGCTACAACCTGGAATTCCTGCGCGACATGCCCAGCAAGGACGCCCTGAAATGGCTGACCGATCTGCCCGGCGTCGGGGTCAAGACAGCCAGTCTGGTGCTGCTGTTCAATTACGCCCACCCGGTCTTTCCAGTGGACACCCACGTCCACCGCATCACCACCCGTGTCGGGGCCATTCCGCTGATGGGTGAGCAGGCCGCCCACCGCGCGCTCCTGAAGGTGCTGCCCGGGGAACCGCCATTCCTGTACGAACTGCACCTGAACCTGCTCAGGCACGGCCAGCAGGTCTGCCAGTGGAGCCGTCCCAAGTGCGGCGTGTGCGTTCTGCGCGAGCGCTGTGACGCCTACGCTCTCTTCGGGGACAGGGTCCCGAGTTTCAGTGAGACGGTGAAGGCAAAGGGGAAAGCCGGGACCAAGAAAGCTCAGGAGTAA
- a CDS encoding transcriptional regulator, translating to MFNPPTLEDLQETRRANEKLVLSALDSKPEWVETELAKTTGLALSHLRAALASLLDQGRVRRLPGTGTRAVYGLADPGLADVPATPLTSDAKKVRDYLEGRADSALYMSEQLRMTREDVMSALSLLNAHGMVTCTFVGSLVIFRMKEVQALGQDQNAAAATGKKKQVA from the coding sequence ATGTTTAATCCCCCCACCCTCGAAGATCTGCAGGAAACCCGCCGCGCCAACGAAAAGCTGGTGCTGAGCGCCCTGGACAGCAAACCTGAATGGGTTGAAACCGAACTGGCCAAGACCACCGGTCTGGCCCTTTCTCACCTGCGCGCCGCTCTGGCGAGCCTGCTCGATCAGGGCCGGGTCCGTCGCTTGCCCGGGACCGGCACCCGCGCCGTGTACGGTCTGGCCGATCCCGGTCTGGCCGACGTGCCTGCCACTCCGCTAACCAGTGACGCCAAGAAGGTCCGCGATTATCTGGAAGGCCGCGCCGACAGCGCCCTGTATATGAGCGAGCAGCTGCGGATGACCCGCGAAGACGTGATGAGCGCTCTGAGCCTGCTGAATGCGCACGGCATGGTCACCTGCACCTTCGTGGGCAGCCTGGTCATCTTCCGCATGAAGGAAGTGCAGGCGTTGGGCCAGGATCAGAATGCCGCCGCCGCGACGGGTAAGAAAAAGCAAGTCGCCTGA
- a CDS encoding ATP-binding cassette domain-containing protein codes for MLDIDNVTKTYGKFTALKGVSLRAPEGEVFGLLGPNGAGKTTLLRILATLLQPTSGTAAVAGYDVLRQPEEVRRRVGVVNGGMGLPARLTGREVLRSFAGLYGMGRAQTETRIAELDAQLELGRTLDVRAGDYSTGMKQKVVIARAVIQDPPVLILDEAASGLDIFARRTLLDFVLATRAPGRLTLYSTHVMSEAEEVCDRVAILHEGQLLTVGRIPDILGQTGQANLERAFFSLVRGGEQRAV; via the coding sequence ATGTTGGATATCGATAACGTGACCAAGACCTACGGCAAGTTCACGGCCCTCAAGGGTGTGTCCCTGCGTGCCCCGGAAGGCGAAGTGTTCGGCCTGCTCGGGCCCAACGGCGCCGGTAAGACCACGTTGCTGCGGATTCTCGCCACCCTGTTGCAGCCCACTTCCGGCACGGCGGCGGTGGCCGGTTACGACGTGCTGCGCCAGCCCGAGGAAGTGCGACGCCGCGTGGGCGTGGTCAACGGCGGCATGGGCCTGCCCGCCCGCCTGACCGGGCGCGAGGTTCTGCGTTCTTTTGCCGGGCTGTACGGCATGGGCCGCGCCCAGACCGAGACCCGCATTGCCGAGCTGGACGCGCAACTGGAACTGGGACGCACCCTGGATGTGCGCGCCGGGGACTACAGCACCGGAATGAAACAGAAGGTGGTGATCGCCCGCGCCGTCATTCAGGACCCACCCGTGCTGATTCTGGACGAAGCGGCCAGCGGCCTGGACATCTTCGCCCGGCGCACGCTGCTCGATTTTGTCCTCGCCACCCGTGCGCCGGGGCGGCTGACCCTGTATTCCACCCACGTCATGTCCGAGGCCGAGGAGGTCTGTGACCGCGTGGCCATCCTGCACGAGGGGCAATTGCTGACGGTGGGCCGCATCCCTGACATTCTCGGGCAGACCGGGCAGGCCAATCTGGAACGCGCCTTCTTCTCGCTGGTGCGTGGGGGTGAGCAGCGTGCGGTCTGA
- a CDS encoding ABC transporter permease yields the protein MVWRIATRDLLSTLRDRRTLSATILMPLILIPALSLGLPLLLGSFIGGQQQERQKVGVVGTLPQELRTALEQDEKVNGKTVRAGVTLVSVKDPTQAVQSGDVEAAIQAPTALPTRAGEGSAALEVYAKLSSLRAQAGAYGKVQDVVDSYNRTLTLDRLEGLGLGADTLTPVTIKSIDASPAQEQRSGQLAFLIPFLMLQFILSGGMATAIDATAGEKERGTLESLLVSPVRRAEVVTGKLLATTITALTSACFSVVGFVISGLVAAMFVNNRDGLGAEITSSMGGQLTLTPGGTLGMLGLAASAALIISAVLIAIGIYARSFKEAQTYIAPLTLVIVLPAVMLQFADFLTLNTAVYAVPLFGSMVSILNIVKGAAQADQILLAILANLIGAALLSLLALRSFGREEVIFRN from the coding sequence ATGGTCTGGCGGATCGCCACCCGCGATCTGCTGTCTACCCTGCGGGACCGCCGCACCCTGAGCGCCACCATTCTCATGCCGTTGATCCTGATTCCAGCGCTGTCGCTCGGCCTGCCCCTCCTGCTGGGCAGCTTTATCGGTGGGCAGCAGCAGGAGCGGCAGAAGGTGGGCGTGGTGGGCACCCTGCCCCAGGAGTTACGCACCGCACTGGAGCAGGATGAGAAGGTCAATGGCAAGACGGTGCGCGCAGGCGTCACCCTTGTTTCCGTCAAGGACCCGACACAGGCGGTGCAGTCCGGCGATGTGGAGGCCGCGATCCAGGCGCCTACAGCGCTGCCCACCCGCGCCGGAGAGGGCAGCGCCGCGCTGGAGGTCTACGCCAAGCTCAGCAGCTTGCGGGCTCAGGCCGGGGCCTACGGCAAAGTGCAGGACGTGGTAGACAGCTACAACCGCACATTGACCCTGGACCGCTTGGAGGGCCTGGGCCTCGGCGCGGACACCCTGACGCCCGTGACCATCAAATCCATTGACGCCAGCCCCGCGCAGGAGCAGCGCAGCGGACAACTGGCCTTCCTGATCCCTTTCCTGATGCTCCAGTTCATCCTGTCGGGCGGTATGGCCACCGCCATCGACGCCACCGCCGGGGAGAAGGAACGCGGCACCCTGGAAAGCCTGCTGGTCTCTCCGGTGCGCCGCGCCGAGGTGGTCACCGGCAAGTTGCTGGCGACCACCATCACGGCCCTGACCAGCGCGTGCTTCAGCGTGGTGGGCTTCGTGATCAGCGGGCTGGTGGCCGCCATGTTCGTGAACAACAGAGACGGCCTGGGGGCGGAGATCACCAGCTCAATGGGTGGACAGCTGACCCTGACCCCCGGTGGCACGCTGGGCATGCTGGGGCTGGCCGCCAGCGCCGCCCTGATCATCAGCGCCGTCCTGATCGCCATTGGCATTTACGCCCGCAGTTTCAAGGAGGCGCAGACGTACATCGCCCCGCTGACGTTGGTGATCGTGCTGCCCGCCGTGATGCTGCAATTCGCCGATTTCCTAACCCTGAACACCGCCGTGTACGCCGTGCCGCTGTTCGGGTCGATGGTCTCCATCCTAAACATCGTCAAGGGCGCGGCGCAGGCGGACCAGATCCTGCTCGCCATCCTCGCCAACCTGATCGGCGCGGCCCTGCTGTCGCTGCTGGCCCTGCGCTCGTTCGGGCGGGAGGAAGTGATCTTCAGGAATTGA
- a CDS encoding alpha/beta fold hydrolase has product MKINRKTVALILLAGAVAVGLAACAPTATTAAVPDARATADLRPAVSGERKYLELPGFGQVAYYADTRGEGRPLVLTPSVNAAASAYEMKPVWDAYVGTRPVYALEWPGFGSSARPDTTYTKELMTRSLNALVAQIGTEVDVVGLSLGSEFAARAALSEPRIRSLALISPSGLGQPRGGTQEANAEDGGRKLYDRLNAVSTPLYAALRTKPSIEFFLSRSFRGPVESGLVAYSLDTSRQPGAKYAPVYFISGQLFTDDAYGELYSKLTIPVIVLYDQDGFVSFDRLQQFTQQDGVRAVRIEGTDGLPQFEKMPEVKAALDAFWAGQR; this is encoded by the coding sequence ATGAAGATCAACCGCAAGACCGTCGCCCTGATCCTGCTGGCCGGAGCGGTGGCCGTCGGCCTGGCCGCCTGCGCTCCCACGGCCACCACGGCGGCCGTGCCAGACGCCAGGGCCACCGCCGACCTGCGGCCTGCCGTGAGCGGCGAGCGGAAATACCTAGAGTTGCCTGGCTTCGGACAGGTGGCGTACTACGCCGACACGCGCGGTGAGGGCCGCCCGCTGGTGCTGACCCCCAGCGTGAACGCCGCCGCCAGCGCCTACGAGATGAAACCGGTGTGGGACGCCTACGTGGGCACCCGCCCGGTCTACGCGCTGGAGTGGCCTGGATTTGGCAGCAGCGCCCGCCCGGACACGACGTACACCAAGGAGCTGATGACCCGTTCCCTGAATGCCTTGGTGGCGCAAATCGGGACAGAGGTGGACGTGGTGGGCCTCAGCCTGGGCAGCGAGTTCGCCGCCCGCGCCGCGCTGAGTGAGCCGCGTATCCGCAGTCTGGCGCTGATCAGCCCCAGCGGCCTGGGTCAACCGCGCGGCGGCACGCAGGAGGCCAATGCGGAAGACGGCGGCAGGAAACTGTATGACCGGCTGAACGCGGTCAGCACGCCGCTGTACGCTGCGCTGCGGACGAAACCCAGCATTGAATTCTTCCTGAGTCGCTCGTTCCGGGGACCAGTGGAGAGCGGACTGGTGGCGTACTCGCTGGACACCAGCCGCCAGCCGGGTGCGAAGTACGCCCCGGTGTACTTCATCAGTGGACAGCTGTTTACTGATGACGCTTACGGTGAGCTGTACAGCAAGCTGACCATTCCGGTAATCGTCCTCTACGACCAGGACGGCTTCGTCAGCTTTGACCGCCTGCAACAGTTCACGCAGCAGGACGGCGTGAGGGCCGTACGGATCGAGGGCACTGATGGCCTGCCGCAGTTCGAGAAGATGCCGGAGGTCAAGGCGGCGCTTGACGCTTTCTGGGCCGGGCAGCGGTAA
- a CDS encoding polyprenyl synthetase family protein — MRPDLLSRVLSLLPDSGTRPEYQQYHEMLRDYPQRGGKGIRSELLLASARAHGVGQETPEWEAALWLAAALELFQNWVLIHDDIEDDSEERRGQPALHRLHGVPLAINAGDALHAYMWAAVHRADVPGTMPEFLNMIHHTAQGQHLDLCWVEDRRWDLVEDDYLEMVRQKTAYYTVVIPLRLGALAAGVAPSEQFTPAGLALGTAFQIRDDVLNLAGDAAKYGKEIGGDLLEGKRTMIVLHWLRTAPDAQRQAFLTQMGLNRPDKDLQMVADIHRWLLESGSVNYAQDYAHAQAEEGLALLSQAFQHAPDQVAAAEMLAAMRELATREA; from the coding sequence ATGCGTCCTGACCTGCTGTCCCGCGTGCTGTCGCTGTTGCCCGATTCCGGGACACGCCCCGAATACCAGCAGTACCACGAGATGTTGCGCGATTACCCCCAGCGCGGTGGCAAGGGCATTCGCAGCGAACTGTTGCTGGCCAGTGCCCGCGCGCACGGCGTTGGCCAGGAGACCCCGGAGTGGGAGGCGGCCCTGTGGCTGGCCGCCGCGCTCGAACTGTTCCAGAACTGGGTGCTAATCCACGACGACATTGAGGACGACTCGGAAGAAAGGAGAGGTCAGCCCGCGCTGCACCGACTGCACGGCGTGCCTCTGGCGATCAACGCCGGGGACGCCCTGCACGCCTACATGTGGGCCGCCGTCCACCGCGCGGACGTGCCCGGCACCATGCCTGAGTTCCTGAACATGATCCACCACACCGCCCAGGGTCAGCACCTGGATCTGTGCTGGGTGGAGGACCGCCGCTGGGATCTGGTGGAAGACGATTATCTGGAGATGGTGCGCCAGAAGACCGCCTACTACACGGTGGTCATTCCGTTGCGGCTGGGGGCACTGGCAGCGGGTGTGGCGCCGTCCGAACAGTTCACTCCGGCAGGGCTGGCCCTGGGGACGGCTTTCCAGATCCGGGACGATGTCCTGAATCTGGCGGGCGACGCGGCCAAGTACGGCAAGGAAATCGGTGGCGACCTGCTGGAGGGCAAGCGGACCATGATCGTGCTGCACTGGCTCCGAACGGCCCCCGATGCCCAGCGGCAGGCTTTTCTCACCCAGATGGGCCTCAACCGCCCGGACAAGGATCTTCAGATGGTTGCTGACATTCACCGCTGGCTGCTGGAGAGCGGCAGTGTGAACTATGCCCAGGACTACGCTCATGCCCAGGCTGAGGAGGGGCTGGCGCTGCTGTCGCAGGCTTTCCAGCACGCACCAGACCAGGTGGCTGCAGCCGAGATGCTGGCTGCCATGCGCGAACTGGCCACGCGTGAGGCCTGA
- the paaA gene encoding 1,2-phenylacetyl-CoA epoxidase subunit PaaA: MTQSNSHIAPNETAEQHAAFEARIERGEKIEAGDWMPAEYRRQLIRMISQHAHSEVVGMLPEGEWITSAPTLKRKTILMAKVQDEAGHGQYLYHAAETLGATREDMIDALLTRRAKYSSIFNYPTMSWADVGMIGWLVDGAAIKNQTMLAGASYGPYSRAMVRICSEETFHHKQGKEMIVAYAQGTPDQREMAQDALNRWWWPALMMLGPHDADSPNTGIMSRWGVKLKTNDEVRQEFINEHAPELLEAGLTIPDPDLHQDENGNWKHGPINWDEFWAVIKGERGLGQERLATRQAAHDDGAWVREALQAYTDRQRAVAAD; this comes from the coding sequence ATGACCCAATCCAACAGCCACATTGCACCGAATGAAACCGCCGAGCAGCACGCCGCCTTCGAGGCCCGCATTGAGCGCGGTGAGAAGATCGAGGCTGGCGACTGGATGCCTGCCGAGTACCGTCGTCAGCTGATTCGTATGATCTCGCAGCATGCGCACAGCGAGGTGGTGGGCATGCTTCCCGAGGGCGAGTGGATTACCAGCGCCCCCACCCTCAAACGCAAGACCATTCTGATGGCCAAGGTGCAGGACGAGGCCGGGCATGGGCAGTACCTCTATCACGCGGCCGAGACGCTGGGGGCCACCCGCGAGGACATGATCGACGCGTTGCTGACCCGCCGCGCCAAGTACAGCTCCATCTTCAACTACCCCACCATGAGCTGGGCCGACGTGGGCATGATCGGCTGGCTGGTGGACGGCGCGGCCATCAAGAACCAGACCATGCTGGCCGGCGCCAGCTACGGTCCCTACAGCCGCGCCATGGTGAGGATCTGCAGCGAGGAAACCTTCCACCACAAGCAGGGCAAGGAGATGATTGTGGCCTACGCTCAGGGCACGCCTGACCAGCGCGAGATGGCTCAGGACGCCCTGAACCGCTGGTGGTGGCCCGCACTGATGATGCTGGGGCCGCACGACGCCGACAGCCCCAACACCGGCATCATGAGCCGGTGGGGCGTGAAGCTCAAGACCAACGATGAGGTGAGGCAGGAGTTCATCAACGAACACGCTCCCGAACTGCTGGAGGCCGGGCTGACCATCCCCGATCCCGACCTGCATCAGGACGAGAACGGCAACTGGAAACACGGCCCGATCAACTGGGACGAGTTCTGGGCTGTGATCAAGGGCGAGCGTGGTCTGGGTCAGGAACGTCTGGCCACCCGTCAGGCCGCCCATGATGATGGGGCCTGGGTCCGCGAGGCGTTGCAGGCGTACACGGATCGGCAGCGGGCCGTGGCGGCGGACTGA
- a CDS encoding phenylacetic acid degradation protein: protein MTQVHPETQWPRWEIFKQDSEKRPYQAVGSVHAGDPDHALLTARNVFVRRPAAVSLWAVREADILIATPEEAASRPELFQTPGEAETYHVGVKKSHKRSMTFVDLVGTVDASGPGDALRQAKEQHADALAWLVFPSSAIVRTDDDPGTVESWFAPARDKTYKQQQYYGVIGKHVGELKRSGRMPGRATEEAPGAGHRGDDHPHDAFPAEQTAHEVKR from the coding sequence ATGACCCAAGTTCATCCCGAGACCCAGTGGCCACGCTGGGAAATTTTCAAGCAGGACAGCGAGAAACGTCCGTATCAGGCAGTGGGGAGCGTCCATGCCGGCGATCCTGATCATGCCCTGTTGACTGCCCGCAACGTGTTCGTGCGTCGCCCCGCCGCCGTCAGCCTGTGGGCGGTGCGCGAGGCCGACATCCTGATCGCCACGCCGGAAGAGGCCGCGTCTCGTCCGGAATTGTTTCAGACGCCAGGTGAGGCCGAGACCTACCACGTGGGTGTCAAGAAGTCCCACAAGCGCAGCATGACCTTCGTCGATCTGGTGGGGACGGTGGACGCCAGCGGCCCCGGCGACGCCCTGCGACAGGCAAAGGAACAACATGCCGACGCTCTGGCGTGGCTGGTCTTTCCCTCCTCGGCGATCGTCCGCACAGATGACGATCCTGGCACTGTGGAAAGCTGGTTTGCTCCGGCCAGGGACAAAACCTACAAGCAACAGCAGTATTACGGCGTGATCGGCAAGCACGTTGGCGAGCTGAAACGCAGTGGGCGCATGCCTGGCCGCGCCACCGAGGAAGCACCTGGGGCCGGTCACAGGGGCGATGACCATCCACACGACGCGTTCCCTGCCGAACAGACCGCGCATGAGGTGAAGCGATGA
- the paaC gene encoding 1,2-phenylacetyl-CoA epoxidase subunit PaaC, translating to MTASVPVLSDTQQVVLIRKLTALADDEIILAQRGGEWTGHAPILEEDIALANIAQDELGHAGLYLELRRALDGHDPDALAFTRSADEFTCARFVELPKGDWAFTMLRQYLYDAYEALWLDAARQSSYEPLAEVANKAFREERFHLQHTALWVERLALGTPESMRRTQAALNALWPFVGQLFQPVTGEDELLAAGVLPDLDAVKTRWDGLVLPHLTVQCGLSLPPAGAEQPGRDSHTEYLVPLLEEMQRVYRAHPDAELW from the coding sequence ATGACCGCGTCCGTCCCCGTCCTTTCTGACACGCAGCAGGTGGTCCTGATCCGCAAGCTCACGGCCCTGGCCGACGATGAGATCATCCTGGCGCAGCGCGGCGGTGAGTGGACCGGCCACGCCCCGATTCTGGAAGAGGACATTGCGCTGGCGAACATCGCGCAGGACGAGCTGGGTCACGCGGGGCTGTATCTGGAACTGCGCCGTGCGCTGGACGGCCATGATCCGGACGCGCTGGCCTTCACCCGCAGCGCCGACGAGTTCACATGTGCCCGCTTCGTGGAACTGCCCAAGGGTGACTGGGCCTTCACCATGCTGCGCCAGTATCTATATGACGCCTACGAGGCGCTGTGGCTGGACGCGGCCCGCCAGAGCAGCTATGAGCCGCTGGCCGAGGTAGCGAACAAGGCCTTCCGCGAGGAACGCTTCCATCTGCAGCACACCGCTCTGTGGGTGGAACGGCTGGCGCTGGGCACCCCGGAAAGCATGCGCCGCACGCAGGCCGCCCTCAATGCCCTGTGGCCGTTTGTCGGACAGCTCTTTCAGCCGGTGACGGGTGAGGACGAATTGCTGGCGGCGGGTGTGCTGCCTGACCTGGATGCCGTCAAGACCCGCTGGGACGGTCTGGTTCTTCCTCACCTGACCGTTCAGTGCGGCCTGAGCCTGCCACCCGCTGGAGCCGAGCAACCCGGACGTGACAGCCACACCGAATATCTCGTGCCACTGCTGGAGGAGATGCAACGGGTGTACCGCGCCCACCCCGACGCGGAGCTGTGGTAA
- the paaD gene encoding 1,2-phenylacetyl-CoA epoxidase subunit PaaD gives MTAPQSQLTPQAIWAALDGVPDPEIPVVSVTDMGMVRDVQIGESGAVTVTFTPTFSGCPALHVIRDSIGQAVRELGASAVEVRSTLTPPWTTDWIKDDARERLRQYGIAPPAPAEDGLIQLQADATRCPRCGSFDVRMTGSFGPTLCKRLYVCEACKEPFEGFKSM, from the coding sequence ATGACTGCCCCCCAATCCCAACTCACCCCGCAAGCCATCTGGGCCGCGCTGGACGGGGTCCCAGATCCCGAAATCCCCGTTGTGTCCGTGACCGACATGGGCATGGTCAGGGACGTGCAGATCGGGGAGAGTGGCGCGGTGACGGTGACGTTCACCCCCACCTTCAGCGGTTGCCCGGCCCTGCACGTGATCCGCGACAGCATCGGGCAGGCGGTGCGTGAGCTGGGGGCGTCGGCGGTGGAGGTCAGGAGCACCCTGACGCCGCCGTGGACGACGGACTGGATCAAGGACGACGCCCGCGAACGCCTGCGCCAGTACGGCATCGCCCCGCCCGCCCCTGCCGAGGACGGCCTGATTCAGCTCCAGGCCGACGCCACCCGCTGCCCCCGGTGCGGAAGTTTCGATGTGCGGATGACTGGCAGCTTCGGCCCAACCCTGTGCAAGCGGCTGTATGTCTGCGAGGCGTGTAAGGAACCATTTGAGGGCTTCAAGAGCATGTAG
- a CDS encoding NADH-quinone oxidoreductase subunit 15, whose translation MAHVSDSALYTQWMELLGWLEAGAAARGLTFEKVADFPDYIYRMERPYDLPTTVMSVSVGVAGQPLIVAAVSPRHADLKGVSLRLMGGSKHWHLHAGQNGLVEGKRPFTEQRLDLLLDGALKGVA comes from the coding sequence ATGGCACACGTATCCGATTCGGCGCTGTATACGCAGTGGATGGAATTGCTCGGCTGGCTGGAGGCCGGAGCCGCCGCACGTGGGCTGACCTTCGAGAAGGTGGCCGACTTCCCCGACTACATCTACCGCATGGAGCGTCCCTACGACCTGCCCACCACTGTAATGAGCGTGAGCGTGGGTGTGGCCGGACAACCCCTGATCGTGGCGGCGGTGAGCCCCCGGCACGCAGACCTGAAAGGGGTCAGCCTGCGCCTGATGGGTGGCAGCAAGCACTGGCACCTGCATGCCGGGCAGAACGGCCTGGTGGAAGGCAAGCGTCCCTTTACCGAGCAGCGGCTGGATCTGTTGCTGGACGGGGCTTTGAAGGGCGTGGCCTGA
- a CDS encoding EutP/PduV family microcompartment system protein, with protein sequence MRRIIVIGTTGSGKTTLAQAVAARLGLPHGEQDSWNHLAGWQEAPLSQFRAAVETFTAQPAWVMDGNYTKARDIGWARADTLVWLDYPGQVVFWRVLSRTFRRVLGRQELWNGNRETWRGAVQADAPLRWLFRTHWRRRRETPGLAASYSNLTLIRLRSPREAQRWLQSLTPAGESARPPRPA encoded by the coding sequence ATGCGGCGAATCATCGTGATCGGCACCACCGGCAGTGGCAAGACCACCCTGGCGCAGGCTGTTGCCGCCAGACTCGGCCTGCCGCACGGCGAGCAGGACAGTTGGAACCATCTGGCCGGCTGGCAGGAGGCGCCGCTGTCCCAGTTCCGCGCGGCGGTGGAGACCTTCACCGCCCAGCCCGCCTGGGTGATGGACGGCAACTACACCAAGGCGCGGGATATAGGCTGGGCGCGGGCCGACACGCTGGTGTGGCTGGATTACCCTGGGCAGGTGGTGTTCTGGCGCGTGCTCAGCCGAACGTTCCGGCGGGTGCTGGGCCGACAGGAGTTGTGGAACGGTAACCGCGAGACCTGGCGAGGAGCCGTGCAGGCCGACGCGCCGCTGCGGTGGCTGTTCAGAACGCACTGGCGCCGGCGCCGGGAAACGCCGGGGCTGGCCGCCAGTTACTCGAATCTGACCCTGATCCGCTTGCGCTCCCCGCGCGAGGCGCAGCGCTGGCTCCAGAGCCTCACTCCTGCAGGAGAATCCGCCCGCCCGCCGCGTCCAGCGTGA